One window of Leptospira wolbachii serovar Codice str. CDC genomic DNA carries:
- the rplA gene encoding 50S ribosomal protein L1 codes for MKRGKKYIQLKEKVDRTKAYTLGDAVGLAKATSFSKFDGTLEISTKINYKSLQNVRGTISLPHGTGKTIKVLVFCKGDKQNEAKEAGADFVGDMDLIEKVAGGWTDFDACVATPDMMKEVGKLGPVLGRKGLMPKPKAGTVTTDVSKAVKELKAGRIEYRPDKGGVVHLGVGKCSFSDDKLSENINAVVAALMKDKPSDAKGDYLKSFSVAATMGIGVKVDVKELVNANI; via the coding sequence ATGAAACGCGGCAAAAAGTATATCCAACTCAAAGAGAAAGTCGATCGCACTAAGGCTTATACCCTTGGCGATGCAGTCGGTTTGGCAAAAGCTACTAGTTTTTCCAAATTTGATGGAACATTAGAGATTTCGACTAAAATCAATTATAAATCTCTCCAAAACGTAAGAGGGACTATCTCTCTTCCCCACGGAACTGGAAAAACAATTAAAGTTTTGGTTTTCTGCAAAGGAGACAAACAAAACGAAGCAAAAGAAGCGGGAGCTGACTTTGTAGGAGATATGGATCTCATTGAAAAGGTTGCTGGTGGTTGGACTGATTTTGACGCTTGCGTCGCTACTCCTGATATGATGAAGGAAGTAGGAAAATTGGGTCCTGTTCTTGGTCGTAAAGGCCTCATGCCGAAACCAAAAGCAGGAACAGTAACTACTGATGTTTCTAAAGCAGTAAAAGAACTAAAAGCCGGCCGAATTGAATACCGCCCAGACAAAGGGGGAGTGGTTCATTTAGGTGTTGGAAAATGTTCCTTCTCTGATGACAAACTTTCTGAAAACATCAATGCGGTAGTGGCAGCACTAATGAAAGACAAACCTTCTGATGCGAAGGGTGATTACCTAAAGTCTTTCTCGGTTGCGGCAACTATGGGAATCGGCGTGAAAGTCGATGTAAAAGAACTAGTAAACGCGAACATATAA
- the rplJ gene encoding 50S ribosomal protein L10, whose protein sequence is MANPSKIEAVSELKSRLEKRPNFILASYSGLTVEDMSNLRAKLRKEGSEMKVIKNNLFLRALKESSEHKNNSIDFGDVYKGPLAAIFSLDALPAVAKVCKDFAKDKKELEIRTGYMDGEVLGKSGVEAIAGLPSKQELLAQIARGVNAPATQIASGINQIMASLARAINAVAEKNGN, encoded by the coding sequence ATGGCAAATCCATCTAAAATTGAAGCAGTATCAGAACTTAAGAGTCGTTTAGAAAAACGACCAAACTTTATTTTAGCGTCTTACAGCGGTTTAACTGTTGAAGATATGTCTAACCTTCGTGCGAAACTTCGCAAGGAAGGATCGGAGATGAAGGTAATTAAAAACAACCTTTTCCTCCGTGCATTAAAAGAGTCTTCTGAACATAAAAACAACTCCATTGATTTTGGAGATGTTTACAAAGGCCCTCTTGCAGCTATTTTCTCTCTGGATGCACTTCCAGCAGTAGCGAAAGTTTGTAAGGACTTTGCAAAAGATAAGAAGGAACTCGAAATTAGAACCGGCTATATGGACGGGGAAGTTTTGGGTAAATCCGGAGTAGAAGCGATTGCTGGACTTCCGTCCAAACAAGAACTTCTTGCGCAAATTGCTCGTGGGGTCAATGCTCCTGCAACGCAAATTGCTTCTGGAATCAATCAAATCATGGCATCATTGGCACGCGCCATCAATGCTGTAGCCGAGAAAAACGGCAATTAG
- the rplL gene encoding 50S ribosomal protein L7/L12 → MSVDALLEQIGSLTLVQAADLVKKMEDKFGISAAAPVAVAAVAGAGGPAAAEEPATFNIILKAHGDKKIDVIKLVREITGLGLADAKTLVEAGGKSVKDGVSKDEAADIKKKLEGVGAQVEVAAAG, encoded by the coding sequence ATGTCTGTTGACGCGCTATTAGAACAAATTGGAAGTCTTACACTAGTTCAGGCAGCTGATCTAGTGAAAAAGATGGAGGACAAATTCGGGATTTCTGCTGCTGCACCAGTTGCGGTAGCGGCGGTTGCGGGTGCAGGTGGTCCAGCTGCTGCTGAAGAGCCTGCTACTTTCAATATCATCTTGAAAGCACACGGTGACAAAAAGATCGACGTTATTAAACTCGTTCGCGAAATCACTGGTCTTGGATTGGCAGATGCGAAAACGCTTGTTGAAGCTGGTGGAAAATCAGTGAAAGACGGTGTTTCTAAAGACGAAGCTGCTGATATTAAGAAAAAACTCGAAGGTGTTGGGGCTCAAGTAGAAGTTGCTGCTGCCGGTTAA
- the rpoB gene encoding DNA-directed RNA polymerase subunit beta codes for MHTRMQIRNRVNFGKITDLNLLPNLIYVQKKSFDWFLQSEVKDPTKRLNQGLEAVFRESFPIESPNNDMVMEYGHYILGEPKRDPQECKDTDSSFAVPLKAVIRLIIKDTGEIREQVVYMGDLPVMTDHGTFIINGAERVVVSQLHRSPGIFFSYDQVRDTFSARVIPYRGSWLEFEMDNKGILVAKIDRKKKFPATLLVKAMGMGTNEEVLRLFYGSSKMKIAGANPKDLKRLIGRRTIADIINMETGEVMLDAGSKINEDNISILREMKVKDVDVIEFPKGKDNPVLINCLEKDGVNDYEDAVKKFHTIMRPGEPSTIENAEGELRRLFFSPKTFDLGIVGRYKINSKFEFNNPKDFAKAEDRVLRKYDIIETVRYLVMLMSEAENYYPDDIDHLGNRRIRSVGELIANQLKLGFSRVERVIKERMTVQEPEQQTPQLLISIKPITAVINEFFGSSQLSQFMDQTNPLAELTHKRRLNALGPGGLSRDRAGFEVRDVHYSHYGRMCPIETPEGPNIGLILSMSSFARVNDYGFIETPYRLVKNGKVQKQVEYLTADKEEYHYMAQSNSTVDDKGEFTSKLISTRHRGDFPFRSPAEIQYMDLAPLQVVSVSTALIPFLEHDDANRALMGSNMQRQAVPLLTEEAPFVGTGMEARAAYDAGVCIVAKKDGVVSKVDATGVWIKEDQSKEIVHYPLIKFKKTNQGTCFNQKPNVAMLHTTTGGKVSKVSKERVELTSPNGEKEIHELFHSEEVQFVAVVKEGQDLGIGTPVAGQIIKGEKYGDFGQILQKGTVLANGPSTDAGYLALGRNVLVAFMPWEGYNFEDAILISERIIKDDVFSSIHIEEFEIQARETKLGQEQITRDIPNLSDKAFRDLDESGVIRVGAEVKPGDILVGMVTPKGETDLTPEYKLLHSIFGEKAKEVRDSSLRMPNGFEGTVIDIKRYSRETGDELAAGVEEMVKVYVARKRKLLVGDKMAGRHGNKGVVARVMAQEDMPYMEDGSPVGIVLNPLGVPSRMNLGQIFETQLGFAAKKLGINFETPVFDGATEGDVNEFCKKAGLPGNSKFQLYDGRTGEKFINQVFCGYIYMLKLAHLVDDKIHARSTGPYSLVTQQPLGGKAQFGGQRLGEMEVWALEAYGASHTLQELLTIKSDDMLGRARIYEAIVKGIHSIKPGIPESFNVLVQELRGLALDIIIKDSEGLEVDISDYEDEFSKNKKKIKFETIENV; via the coding sequence ATGCATACCCGAATGCAAATTAGAAACCGGGTAAATTTCGGTAAAATTACCGACCTCAATTTACTTCCTAATCTTATCTACGTACAGAAAAAATCCTTTGATTGGTTTCTCCAGTCGGAAGTGAAAGATCCGACGAAACGTTTGAACCAAGGGTTGGAAGCGGTATTTCGCGAATCCTTCCCCATCGAATCGCCAAACAACGATATGGTCATGGAATATGGCCATTATATCTTGGGAGAGCCGAAACGCGATCCACAAGAGTGCAAAGACACTGATTCTTCTTTTGCTGTTCCTTTAAAAGCAGTCATTCGACTCATTATTAAAGATACCGGAGAGATCCGGGAGCAAGTTGTCTACATGGGAGACCTTCCTGTGATGACAGACCACGGAACTTTCATCATCAATGGTGCGGAAAGGGTAGTGGTGAGCCAGTTGCATAGATCACCTGGTATTTTCTTTTCTTACGACCAAGTGCGAGATACTTTCTCCGCAAGGGTCATTCCTTACCGAGGTTCTTGGTTGGAATTCGAGATGGACAATAAGGGAATCCTTGTTGCGAAAATCGACCGTAAGAAAAAATTCCCAGCTACCTTACTTGTAAAAGCTATGGGTATGGGAACGAACGAAGAAGTGCTTCGTTTATTCTACGGATCTTCTAAAATGAAGATTGCGGGAGCGAATCCAAAGGACCTCAAACGTCTAATTGGTCGCCGAACCATCGCGGATATTATCAACATGGAAACCGGAGAGGTCATGCTCGATGCCGGTTCCAAAATTAATGAGGATAACATCTCCATCCTTCGTGAAATGAAGGTAAAAGATGTGGATGTCATTGAATTTCCGAAAGGAAAAGACAACCCAGTTCTTATCAATTGTTTGGAAAAAGACGGTGTCAACGACTACGAAGACGCGGTTAAAAAATTTCACACAATCATGAGACCAGGGGAACCTTCCACGATTGAAAATGCAGAAGGGGAACTCCGACGTCTCTTTTTCTCTCCTAAAACTTTTGATTTGGGAATCGTTGGCCGTTACAAGATCAATAGTAAATTCGAATTCAATAATCCGAAAGACTTTGCTAAGGCAGAAGATCGAGTACTACGTAAATACGACATCATTGAAACAGTTCGTTACTTAGTGATGCTTATGTCAGAAGCGGAAAACTACTATCCGGATGATATTGACCACTTAGGAAACAGAAGGATCCGTTCTGTTGGTGAGCTTATTGCCAACCAATTGAAACTCGGATTTTCTCGGGTAGAACGAGTGATCAAAGAAAGAATGACAGTTCAGGAGCCGGAACAACAAACTCCTCAACTTTTAATTTCCATCAAACCGATCACAGCAGTCATCAATGAATTTTTTGGTTCCTCACAACTTTCTCAGTTTATGGACCAAACAAATCCACTCGCAGAACTTACCCACAAACGTAGGTTAAACGCACTTGGACCTGGGGGACTTTCTCGTGACCGAGCAGGTTTCGAAGTTCGTGACGTTCATTATTCTCACTATGGCCGTATGTGCCCCATTGAAACACCGGAAGGTCCAAACATTGGTCTCATTCTTTCCATGTCTAGTTTTGCACGTGTGAACGACTACGGGTTTATTGAAACTCCTTACCGCCTTGTCAAAAACGGTAAAGTTCAAAAACAAGTCGAGTATCTCACTGCGGACAAAGAAGAATACCATTACATGGCACAGTCCAATTCGACTGTCGATGATAAGGGTGAATTCACTTCCAAACTCATTTCCACTCGCCATAGAGGGGACTTTCCTTTCCGTAGCCCGGCAGAAATCCAATATATGGATTTGGCACCACTCCAAGTTGTGTCTGTGTCTACGGCTCTCATTCCGTTTTTGGAACATGATGATGCGAACCGCGCACTAATGGGTTCCAACATGCAACGCCAAGCAGTGCCACTACTCACGGAAGAAGCTCCGTTTGTAGGAACTGGGATGGAAGCTCGTGCGGCTTATGACGCAGGGGTTTGTATCGTTGCGAAAAAAGACGGTGTAGTTTCTAAAGTAGATGCTACAGGTGTTTGGATCAAAGAAGACCAATCTAAAGAGATCGTTCATTACCCACTCATTAAATTCAAAAAAACCAACCAAGGAACTTGTTTTAACCAAAAACCAAACGTGGCTATGTTACACACGACCACTGGCGGAAAGGTTAGTAAAGTATCCAAGGAACGAGTGGAACTCACTTCTCCCAACGGGGAGAAAGAAATCCACGAACTTTTCCATTCGGAAGAAGTTCAGTTTGTGGCCGTTGTAAAAGAAGGCCAAGACTTAGGAATTGGAACACCAGTTGCGGGACAAATCATCAAAGGGGAAAAATACGGTGACTTTGGTCAGATCCTACAAAAAGGAACTGTCCTTGCCAACGGTCCATCCACTGACGCTGGTTATTTGGCTCTAGGCCGAAACGTACTCGTTGCCTTTATGCCATGGGAAGGTTACAACTTTGAGGATGCGATTCTAATCTCGGAACGAATCATCAAAGACGATGTTTTCTCTTCGATCCATATTGAAGAATTCGAAATCCAAGCGCGGGAAACCAAACTCGGACAAGAACAAATCACTCGTGATATTCCAAACCTTTCGGACAAAGCGTTCCGTGATTTGGATGAGTCCGGTGTGATCCGTGTGGGTGCGGAAGTAAAACCAGGAGACATCCTTGTGGGTATGGTAACCCCTAAGGGTGAAACCGACCTCACTCCAGAATACAAACTTTTACACTCCATTTTTGGAGAGAAGGCGAAAGAAGTTAGGGATTCCTCACTTCGTATGCCAAACGGTTTCGAAGGAACTGTCATCGATATCAAACGTTATTCCCGCGAAACTGGCGATGAACTCGCTGCTGGCGTGGAAGAAATGGTGAAAGTCTATGTAGCTCGTAAACGTAAACTCCTCGTGGGTGATAAGATGGCGGGACGACATGGAAACAAAGGGGTCGTGGCTCGAGTGATGGCACAAGAAGATATGCCATACATGGAAGACGGATCTCCTGTAGGTATCGTGTTAAACCCGCTCGGAGTTCCTTCACGGATGAACCTCGGTCAGATCTTTGAAACCCAACTTGGGTTTGCTGCGAAAAAACTGGGTATCAATTTTGAAACACCAGTATTTGACGGAGCGACTGAAGGTGACGTAAACGAGTTCTGCAAAAAAGCGGGATTACCAGGAAACAGCAAATTTCAGTTATACGACGGAAGAACGGGCGAAAAATTCATCAACCAAGTATTCTGCGGTTATATCTACATGTTGAAACTGGCTCACTTGGTGGATGATAAAATTCACGCAAGATCTACCGGACCTTACTCACTTGTTACGCAACAACCACTTGGTGGTAAGGCGCAGTTCGGGGGACAAAGGTTGGGTGAGATGGAAGTTTGGGCTCTGGAAGCTTATGGTGCCTCACACACCTTACAAGAGTTACTTACCATCAAGTCAGATGATATGCTCGGACGTGCAAGAATTTACGAAGCAATTGTCAAAGGAATCCACTCGATCAAACCGGGAATTCCAGAATCATTCAACGTTCTTGTGCAAGAACTCCGAGGACTCGCTCTTGATATCATTATCAAAGACTCCGAAGGATTGGAAGTGGATATCTCTGATTACGAAGATGAATTCTCGAAGAACAAAAAGAAAATCAAGTTCGAGACCATTGAAAACGTTTAG